One genomic segment of Pseudonocardia sp. T1-2H includes these proteins:
- a CDS encoding DNA-formamidopyrimidine glycosylase family protein: MPEGDTVYLAGKRLHAALAGHTLLRGELRHPRLAGEDLTGRTVTGVASVGKHLFTRLDDGRSLHSHFRMDGAWHLYRPGMAWQRPRHEARAVLEVPDRVAVGFALHDLELLPTEDESRLVGHLGPDLLDPAWGEEHAAEALRRMTARRDHELGLVLLEQRVMAGVGNLYKTEVCFLLGVSPWTPVRDVPDLPGVIALSRKLLAANADRPSQTTTGSLHPAEAHWVFERGNRPCRRCRTRIRTADQGAGIYARPAYWCPRCQPGPSPVRGKRR, encoded by the coding sequence GTGCCCGAAGGCGACACCGTCTACCTCGCCGGCAAGCGCCTGCACGCCGCGCTCGCCGGACACACGCTGCTGCGCGGGGAGCTGCGGCACCCCCGGCTCGCGGGCGAGGATCTCACCGGCCGGACGGTCACCGGCGTCGCGTCCGTCGGCAAGCACCTGTTCACCCGCCTCGACGACGGCCGCAGCCTGCACAGCCACTTCAGGATGGACGGCGCCTGGCACCTCTACCGCCCGGGGATGGCGTGGCAGCGCCCGCGACACGAGGCGCGGGCCGTCCTCGAGGTGCCGGACCGGGTCGCCGTCGGGTTCGCGCTGCACGACCTCGAACTGCTCCCGACGGAGGACGAGTCGCGGCTCGTCGGACACCTGGGGCCGGACCTGCTCGATCCCGCCTGGGGCGAGGAGCACGCCGCCGAGGCGCTGCGCCGGATGACCGCCCGCAGGGACCACGAGCTCGGCCTGGTGCTGCTGGAGCAGCGGGTGATGGCCGGCGTCGGCAACCTCTACAAGACCGAGGTCTGCTTCCTGCTGGGCGTCTCGCCGTGGACCCCCGTGCGCGACGTCCCGGACCTCCCCGGGGTGATCGCGCTGTCCCGGAAGCTGCTGGCGGCCAACGCGGACCGGCCGTCGCAGACGACCACCGGCTCCCTGCACCCGGCCGAGGCGCACTGGGTGTTCGAGCGGGGGAACCGCCCGTGCCGCCGCTGCCGCACCCGGATCCGGACCGCGGACCAGGGCGCGGGGATCTACGCTCGCCCCGCCTACTGGTGCCCGCGCTGCCAGCCCGGCCCGTCCCCTGTGCGCGGGAAACGTCGCTAG
- a CDS encoding DUF6412 domain-containing protein — protein sequence MIARVGTFVPAVFLLLTGYVLAAGEPAAVVGVVGAATLWALGLARRASTVLRVTSSRGPAVTRRSGHRRAAGSRLLRQLDPDAAGRTRARAPSGLLPAV from the coding sequence GTGATCGCACGTGTCGGCACGTTCGTGCCCGCCGTCTTCCTGCTGCTCACGGGGTACGTGCTGGCCGCGGGGGAGCCCGCGGCCGTCGTCGGCGTCGTCGGCGCCGCGACCCTGTGGGCGCTGGGTCTGGCCCGCCGGGCGTCCACCGTCCTGCGTGTCACGTCCTCCCGCGGCCCGGCCGTGACCCGGCGCAGCGGACACCGCCGCGCCGCCGGATCCCGGCTGCTGCGCCAGCTCGATCCGGACGCCGCGGGCCGCACCCGCGCCCGCGCGCCGTCGGGGCTCCTCCCGGCGGTGTAG
- the yidC gene encoding membrane protein insertase YidC: MLNVVYYPVSAVMWFWHQVFGLVLGPGSGVAWALSVVFLVLTLRAIMIRPVLAQMRSARTMRTLAPHLAELRRKYGTDRQKLAAETQKLHKEHGVSPLGGCLPLLLQLPVFIGLLHVLRYFNRPGLTFEQNAAIPNYAFSPDLVRSFLEARLFGAPLSAYVAMPQNLLDSFGGAVVERWHVYVVAVPLMVLAAVATHFTARWSVRQQQAVPAAADNPQAAQMAGFMKLTPWIFPLGAIIGGLFFQFPIAILVYWLANNGWTFAQQHLIGRKLDREAERAPVVVPAAPAETRVRAPKPGQKPLTAKPRKSGGKPVGDRQPAKRSA; the protein is encoded by the coding sequence GTGCTGAACGTCGTCTATTACCCCGTCTCCGCCGTCATGTGGTTCTGGCACCAGGTGTTCGGCCTGGTCCTGGGCCCGGGCAGCGGTGTCGCCTGGGCGCTGTCGGTGGTCTTCCTCGTGCTGACCCTGCGCGCGATCATGATCAGGCCGGTGCTGGCGCAGATGCGCTCGGCCCGCACGATGCGGACGCTGGCGCCGCACCTGGCCGAGCTCAGGCGCAAGTACGGCACGGACCGGCAGAAACTCGCCGCGGAGACCCAGAAGCTGCACAAGGAGCACGGCGTCTCGCCGCTCGGCGGCTGCCTGCCGCTGTTGCTGCAGCTGCCCGTCTTCATCGGTCTGCTGCACGTGCTGCGGTACTTCAACCGCCCCGGGCTGACGTTCGAGCAGAACGCCGCCATCCCGAACTACGCCTTCTCACCGGACCTGGTCCGCTCGTTCCTCGAGGCCCGGCTGTTCGGGGCGCCGCTGTCCGCGTACGTCGCGATGCCGCAGAACCTGCTGGACTCCTTCGGCGGCGCCGTCGTCGAGCGCTGGCACGTCTACGTCGTGGCGGTCCCGCTGATGGTGCTCGCGGCGGTCGCGACCCACTTCACCGCACGCTGGTCGGTGCGCCAGCAGCAGGCGGTGCCGGCCGCCGCCGACAACCCGCAGGCCGCGCAGATGGCCGGATTCATGAAGCTGACACCGTGGATCTTCCCGCTCGGCGCGATCATCGGTGGGCTGTTCTTCCAGTTCCCGATCGCGATCCTCGTGTACTGGCTGGCGAACAACGGCTGGACCTTCGCCCAGCAGCACCTGATCGGGAGGAAGCTGGACCGGGAGGCGGAACGGGCACCCGTGGTCGTCCCCGCCGCGCCGGCGGAGACGAGGGTGCGGGCGCCCAAGCCGGGGCAGAAGCCGCTGACCGCGAAACCTCGCAAGTCGGGCGGGAAACCGGTGGGCGACCGGCAGCCGGCGAAGCGGAGCGCCTAG
- a CDS encoding L,D-transpeptidase, producing MRWPNTGARKWLTAVLCLAVVAVLGLGVAVAVDPGAAAGSTPGGGLDPVASGPLVDAAPQPVVSITPDTATPLNPTQPIVVKVEHGTAQSVGVTDSKSGDTVDGTLSPDGTSWTSTGALAYGRTYAVSVATLDGSGAPGHQDGTVRTVSPKAEAYPSFIPPPSAASVGVGQPVVVRFDHPVTDHAAAEKQLSVTSSPKQVGGWYWLSDTEVHYRPQQYWQPGTTLTVKANLFGADLGNGTYGSTDRTETVHVHDAWVAKADGATEQMQLFDNGQLVKTMNISLGAPGFPSHTGPHVISDKQPSITMDSCTYGVCQGQPGYYKEKVDLDLRISNDGEFVHSAPWSVGQQGNSNVSHGCVNLAPADAQWFFDHFGVGDVVEITNSGGPSLPIYDTYGDWELSWAQWQKGSAL from the coding sequence ATGCGGTGGCCGAACACGGGGGCGCGGAAGTGGCTGACGGCAGTCCTCTGTCTGGCCGTGGTGGCGGTGCTCGGGCTCGGTGTGGCCGTCGCCGTCGATCCGGGTGCCGCGGCCGGGTCGACCCCCGGCGGCGGGCTCGACCCGGTGGCGTCCGGCCCGCTCGTCGACGCGGCCCCGCAGCCGGTCGTCTCGATCACCCCGGACACAGCGACACCGCTGAACCCGACGCAGCCCATCGTCGTGAAGGTCGAGCACGGCACCGCGCAGTCGGTCGGCGTGACGGACTCGAAGTCCGGCGACACGGTCGACGGGACCCTGTCCCCGGACGGGACCTCCTGGACGTCGACGGGCGCCCTGGCCTACGGCAGGACGTACGCCGTCTCCGTCGCCACGCTCGACGGCTCCGGCGCTCCCGGCCACCAGGACGGCACCGTGCGGACGGTGTCCCCGAAGGCCGAGGCGTACCCGTCGTTCATCCCGCCGCCGTCCGCCGCGTCCGTGGGGGTGGGACAGCCGGTCGTCGTCCGCTTCGACCACCCGGTCACCGACCACGCGGCCGCGGAGAAGCAGCTCAGCGTCACGTCGAGCCCGAAGCAGGTCGGCGGCTGGTACTGGCTCTCGGACACCGAGGTCCACTACCGGCCCCAGCAGTACTGGCAGCCCGGCACGACGCTGACGGTGAAGGCCAACCTGTTCGGCGCCGACCTCGGGAACGGGACCTACGGTTCGACGGACCGCACCGAGACCGTCCACGTGCACGACGCGTGGGTGGCGAAGGCGGACGGCGCCACCGAGCAGATGCAGCTGTTCGACAACGGGCAGCTGGTCAAGACCATGAACATCAGCCTCGGCGCACCCGGTTTCCCGTCGCACACCGGCCCGCACGTCATCTCGGACAAGCAGCCGAGCATCACGATGGACTCCTGCACCTACGGTGTGTGCCAGGGCCAGCCCGGCTACTACAAGGAGAAGGTCGACCTCGACCTGCGGATCTCCAACGACGGCGAGTTCGTGCACTCCGCGCCCTGGTCCGTCGGGCAGCAGGGCAACTCGAACGTCTCGCACGGCTGCGTGAACCTGGCGCCGGCGGACGCCCAGTGGTTCTTCGACCACTTCGGCGTCGGGGACGTCGTCGAGATCACCAACTCCGGTGGCCCGTCGCTCCCGATCTATGACACCTACGGGGACTGGGAGCTGAGCTGGGCGCAGTGGCAGAAGGGCTCCGCGCTCTGA
- a CDS encoding alpha/beta hydrolase yields MLPTLDVSDIPAARVTMKELRAGLPEPDETGISVTDVTVPGPAGAPDVTLRIYRPDEVAGPIGIYDVHGGGFILGDIDASHAGNVALARAVGAVVVTVEYRLAPEAPFPAPLEDVYAGLVWFAEHAADYGVDPARIAIHGISAGGGLCAGLALLARDRGGPAIAFQYLGVPEVDDRLTTPSMTAFTDTPIWNRPNATVSWDSYLGEGVPGSADVSPYAAPARATDLSGLPPAYVSTMAFDPLRDEGIAYGLALLAAGVPVELHLFPGTFHGSTLIEGAAISKREIAERVAVLRRALGV; encoded by the coding sequence ATGCTGCCGACGCTCGACGTCAGCGACATCCCGGCCGCCCGGGTCACCATGAAGGAGCTGCGGGCCGGGCTGCCCGAGCCGGACGAGACGGGGATCAGCGTCACCGACGTGACCGTTCCCGGACCCGCGGGCGCCCCGGACGTCACGCTGCGGATCTACCGGCCGGACGAGGTCGCGGGTCCGATCGGGATCTACGACGTCCACGGCGGCGGCTTCATCCTCGGCGACATCGACGCCTCGCACGCGGGCAACGTGGCCCTCGCCCGCGCTGTCGGCGCCGTCGTCGTCACCGTCGAGTACCGGCTGGCACCGGAGGCCCCGTTCCCGGCCCCGCTGGAGGACGTCTATGCCGGGTTGGTGTGGTTCGCCGAGCACGCCGCGGACTACGGGGTGGACCCCGCCCGCATCGCCATCCACGGCATCAGCGCAGGTGGCGGCCTGTGTGCCGGCCTGGCGCTGCTCGCCCGGGACCGCGGCGGCCCCGCGATCGCGTTCCAGTACCTCGGCGTCCCCGAGGTCGACGACCGGCTCACCACGCCGAGCATGACCGCGTTCACCGACACCCCGATCTGGAACCGGCCGAACGCGACCGTCAGCTGGGACTCCTACCTGGGCGAGGGCGTCCCCGGCAGCGCGGACGTCTCGCCGTACGCCGCGCCCGCCCGCGCCACGGACCTCTCCGGACTGCCGCCCGCCTACGTCTCGACGATGGCGTTCGACCCGCTGCGGGACGAGGGCATCGCCTACGGCCTGGCCCTGCTCGCCGCCGGGGTGCCGGTGGAGCTGCACCTGTTCCCGGGGACGTTCCACGGCTCGACCCTGATCGAGGGCGCCGCGATCTCGAAGCGGGAGATCGCCGAGCGGGTCGCGGTGCTGCGACGGGCGCTGGGGGTCTAG